Part of the Solwaraspora sp. WMMA2065 genome is shown below.
GCCAACATCGTCCGGTGGCACGAGGCCGCGCAGCATGGGCCCGCCAGCCGTCCGCCGGCCCCGCCGTCGGACGGCCGGATCCAGGAGATCCTGCGGCAGCAGGGCGGGAACACCATCGTCTACTCCGGCTACTCTCCCTTCGTCGGATCGGGAAAGGTCCTGGGAATCTCGGACCTGGCCGTCCGGATGATCCGCCCGCAACAGGGCTTCGATGACCGGTCCTCCGAGTCACAGCGGGAGATCGACGAACTCCCGTTCGCTGCGGAGCAGCTCGTCGGATACGTCCGGGACCGGCTCGCGACGCTCAGCCAGGCGGACTCGCCGGAGCACCTGTTGCCGGGCCTGACGGTGGTGGACAAGGTCTTCACCGCGGGTACCGAGACCACCGAACTAGCCCAGATGACCTGGGGACCCACCATGGTGGACATCATCCGGCAGCCGCGCGACGCCCGCCGGCACTACCTCGCCTGCCAGGTCACCTCCTGGCGGGGCGAGCTGGTCACCACCGTGTACGCGCACTTCGCGCTGCAGGGCCGCACGCTCTACCTCGAGATCGCCACCTGCGCGCTGGCCCCGTGCCGCGACGAGTACCGGATCGTTGACGACGTCAGCAGCATCGGACTACTGCCCTACGCCAGGGCCGCCCTGTCCGGTCTGGCCGAATCACCGCAGGTGGTGGCGATGGCTCCGGTCAACCTGGCCCGGACCGTCGTACGGTCGCTGATCCGGCGCGTCGCGACGAGTCGGTCGGCCCTGCCGTACGGCATCGACCGGGGCGCCCGGGTCGGAGTTCGCGAGCTGGCCACCTTCGACGAGGTCCGCAACGACTTCCAGAACCAGGACGTCGCGAAGTACCAGGAGATTGTCACTCGCCGCCTGGTCGCCGCCACCCTCGACTTCCTCGTCGAGCAGGGGGTGGACGTCACCGAGTTCCGCCAGCGCGCAAACGTCCTGATCAACAGCGGCTTCTACGCCGTTGGCAACGTGCAGACCGGCAACATCTCCAACTCGTTCAACCCGGTCCGGAAGTGAGCATCTGATGAATCAGCCAGGCGTCAGTCACAACAGCGGCTTCTACGCCAGCGGCAACGTACGCACCGGCAACATCTCCAACTCGTTCAACCCGGTTTCCGGCGGCGCCACGCCACACCGGGGCGACACCCGTGCCGTACCGCAGCAGTCCGAAACCGACCCCGCCCAGCAGCGGGCCGATCTGGGTGTGCTGACCGTACTGCCGCAGGAGACGCGCGCCGTCGTCGAGGTCTTCCAGCAGGCCGAGGAGTACCGCCGCAAGGTGCTCCCCGACGGCAGCCGGGTGCACGAGGCCACCTTCGAGACTCCGCACGGGCCGCGCACAGCGGTGCTGATGCAGACCCTGGACCGGGGGCAACTGTCGGCCACCGCCGCCTACACCCGGCTACGGCACTGGTACGCGCCGCCGATCATCGCCCTCGTCGGCATCGCCGGTGGCATCAGCGCCCAACTCGACGTCGGCGACGTGGTCCTCGCCGACCAGATCATTTTCTACGACAACCATCGGGACACCGCGGACGGTCCCCGCTGGCGGGGCGAGTCGACGGCGCTGACGGCGGCACTGACCATCGCGGTAAACGACCTGTTCAGCACCGAGGGCGAGCCATTGCGAATTCCCTCACCGGATCACGGCGGCGACTTCCGCGTACGACGCGGGCCGCTGGGTTCCGGCAGCGCGGTGATCACCGACGAACACTCCCGGATCCGTACGTTCTTGCATGACTTCCAGGAGAAGTGCCTCGCTGTCGAGACCGAGTCCGGTGGCCTCGTACAGGGCTTCCGGGAGGAGTTCGCCGACGGTACCGGGCTCACCGGCTGGCTCGTGCTCCGCGGCATTTCCGACCATGCAGACGCGGCAAAGGGCCACCGCGACCATGACCTGGCGGCCCGAAACGCCGCCCGGGCGTTCCACCGCGTGCTGCCCTACCTGTGGGACGCACGCCGCTGACAGGTGCTGCCCGGACCCGGTCCGGGCAGCACCTGCCGTACCAGGAGGATGCGATGCCAGGTCCGGTTCGCGCCTGGCCACCGCGCAGGCGTGGTCTGTTCAGCCACCGGCTGGACACCGTAATCACCGTCCTGCTCGCCCTGGCGCTCGGTCTGCTCGGCGTCCTTGACGTGGTCGACACCGCCACCGTGGCTGCCGCGACGCTGGGAACGCTGGCCCTGCTCACCACGACTGTGGCCGGGGAGCGCCGGCAGCTGGACCAGGTGGTGCGCCGGCTGGACGGCGCGGTACGGCTGATTCGGCACCTGCCGGCCCAGCCGTCCGGCGGGATGTCGCTACGGGCCTCCACCTCCGGTGCAGACGTCGACCTCACCGACGTCGAGGACATTGCCCTAGTCGGGGTGACCCTCGGCCGGACCCTGCGTAACCAGGTCGATCAGATCGCCAGCCGGCTTGCCGCAGGTGCCCGCATCAGAGTGGCGCTCATCGACCCGGCGACCTCCGTACCGGCCGAGGCCGCCCGGCGGGCCACCCTTCCGGACGACCGGGACATCTTCGTCAACCGGGCCCGGCCTACTCTCGACCTGTTACGCGAGCTGGCCCGTACCGCCCGTCCCGGCACCGGCTCCCTGGAGGTACGGTTGCTGCCGCTCGTGCCGGCGTCGGGGATGATCCTGCTGGACGCCGACGAGGAGACCGGACGCATTCACGTCGACCTCTACTCCCACCGCCCGTCGGCAGCCGAACCGATGATGACGCTGACCACCGCCAGTCTGCAGTGGTACCGACACTTCCGTGACGAGTTCGAACACCTCTGGCGGCACGGACGGCCGGTCGACCTCACTGGTGCTCCGGTGCCCTGACCGGCCGCTCTGGTTCGGCCCGGCTGCGGTGCAGGTGGCGTACGCTCGGGCGAGCTATCAGTGCAGGCCGCCGGGGTCGCTGCGTCACCGCTGGCGAGGCAGGGAGCAGGAGGACATGGAACTGGCCATCGGGCTCTTCTGCCTGATTTGTATAGTTGTGGTAGTCTTCGCCGGGTACGGCGTCGCGGTGTACAACGGACTGGTCACCGCCCGTAACGCGTTCCGGAACGCGTTCGCCCAGATCGACGTACAGCTGACCCGACGCCACGACCTCATCCCCAACCTCGTCGAGGTTGCCAAGGGGTACATGAGACACGAACGTGAGGCGCTCGAAGCGGTGATCGCCGCTCGCGGCGGCGCGGTCGACGCGCAGGCCGCCGCGACCGGTAAGCCGGGCGACCCCGCAGCGATGCAGCAGCTAGCCGGGGCCGAGAACATGCTGACCCAGAGCCTGGGAAGGCTGTTCGCGCTCTCCGAGGCGTACCCGGACCTCAAGGCCAACCAGAACATGATGCAGCTGACCGAGGAGCTGACCTCCACCGAGAACCGGGTCGCGTTCGCCCGGCAGGCCTACAACGACGCGGTGATGGGCTACAACAACAAGCGGGAACGCTTCCCCGGCAGCATCGTGGCGAGCATGTTCTCGTTCAGCCCGGCCGCCCTGTTCGAGGTCGACGATCCGCAGCAGCGGCAGGCTCCCCAGGTGAACTTCTGAGCGAATGAACTTCTTCGAACGGCAACGTCAGGTCCGACGGGTCTCCGCCCGGCTGGTCGTGCTGTTCGTGGCCGCCGTCGTCGGCATCGTGGCCGTGGTCGACCTCGCCGTCTTCGTCGTCTTCGACGGCGCGTCCCGGCAACCGGTCGCGCTCCTCGGCATGCTGGTGGTGACCAGTCTGGCGACCGTCGCGGTGATCGGCCTGGCGGCGCTGGTCCGCACCGTCACGCTACGCGGTGGCGGCGGACGGGTGGCCCGGGAACTCGGCGGCGTACCGGTGCCGCCGGACACCATCGACCCGCAGCTGCGCCGGCTGCGCAACGTGGTCGAGGAGATCGCCATCGCCTCCAGCGTGCCGGTGCCGGAGATCTACCTGCTGCCGCGCGAGGAGGGGATCAACGCGTTCGCCGCCGGCTGGTCGACCTCGGATGCGGCGATCGCGGTCACCCGTGGCACGCTGGAGCGGCTCAACCGCGACGAGCTGCAGGGCGTCATCGCCCACGAGTTCAGCCACGTGGTCAACGGCGACATGCGGCTCAACATCCGGTTGATGGGGCTGCTGTTCGGCATCCTGTTCCTGGCGGTGATCGGCCGTGGCCTACTGCGCACCGGATTCGTCAGCGGTGGCCGCTCCCGCAGCGACAACCGGGGCGGCAATCCGCTGCCGCTGATCGGGCTGGCGATGGTCGCCGCCGGGTACGTCGGTGTGCTGGTCGGCCGACTGATCAAAGCGTCGGTGTCCCGGCAACGCGAGTACCTGGCCGACGCGTCGGCCGTGCAGTTCACCCGGCAGACCGCCGGGCTGGCCGGTGCGCTCAAGAAGATCGCCGGGCTGCCCGCCGGGTCACAGTTGAAGAGTCCGAAGTCCGAAGAGGTCGGCCACATGCTGTTCGGCCCGGGTGGCAGGCTGACCGCGCTGTTCTCGACGCATCCGCCGATCGCCGACCGGATCAAGGCACTCGATCCCAGCTTCGACGCGACCGAGCTGACCACACTGTCCCGGCGGTGGGCGGCGGCCCCGCCGTCCGGGCTGGCCGAGGACCGCGCGCTCGGGCTCACCGGCGGCACCCCGGGCGGCGCCGCGTTGCCCGCCGACGCCGCGTTGCCCGCCGACGACACCCAGGTGCCGATGGACCCGGCCCAGGTTGTCGACCGGATCGGCGCGCCGCCGGCGAGCGCCTACCAACACGCCGCCGACCTGCTCTCCCGGATCCCGCAGGAGCTGACGGAGCAGGCCCGTCGACCGGACACAGTGGCACCGTTGATCCTCGGCCTGCTGCTGTCGGCCGACCCGCAGGTCCGCGCCGGCCAGCATGCCGCCATCGCCCAGCGGTACGGCTCCGCGCTCGCCGACGCCGCCTGGCAGGCCGGTGCGCGCACCGCCGGCCTGCACCCGATGCTACGGCTGCCGCTGGCCGAGGTCGCCTTCCCCGCGTTGGCGCAGCGGTCACCGGCCGACCGGGACGCGCTCGCCGACGCGATGGCCACCCTGGTCCGGGCCGACGGGCGGATCAGCGTCTTCGAGTACTGCCTGTCCCGGCTCGTCGGCGACGAGCTGCGCGAATCGCTGCGGCCATCGTCGAAGCCGGGCCACGGCCGCCGTACGCTGCGCGCCAGCCAACCGGCTGTACAGACGCTGCTCAGCGTGCTCGCCCAGGCCGGGCACCCGGACCCGGCCGCCGCGCAGCGGGCCTTCGCCGCCGGTGCGGCGCATGCTCTGCCCGAGGCATCCGCCCGGTTCACCCCGCCTGCGGGCGGCGTACTGGAACTGGAATCGGTCTGGCCGCTCCTCGACGAACTGCGCCCGGTGGAGAAGTCCCGGCTGGTGGCGGCGGCGGTCGCGGTGATCGGACACGACGGGGTGATGACCGTGCCGGAGGTCGAGCTGCTGCGGACCATCTGCCTGATCCTGCACAGCCCACTGCCACCACTTCCGGTGCCGGCCTGACCGCTCACAGCCTGCCCCTGGAGCCGCGCTCGTGACGACGTCCTCGCTGACCGACCTCGTACAGCCGTGATCCACAGCGTCTCTTCGACCCGACACGCCGGCGTGTGGTCAGCTCGAGCGCAGCGGATCACGGCACATGCGTCTGAAGATGGGCGGCTACCTCGTTACTGTGGCGAAAACGAGGAAGGCATCCCGTCCGTGGGACGTGAAGATCAACGTCGCCCCTTCCCTATCTTTGCTGTCCCGGACAGCGACGATTCCTGGGTAGTTAGTTGCAACCTCGACACAGTTGCCTTGTGAGCTACTTTGGCTGCTCTTCCGCCGCTCCGCACCGGTCAGATCAGACATGATTCCTCCCCGGTTGACTTCCGCCTATCTCCTACCTACCAGGGTAGTAGCTTGCGGTTGTAGAAGAGGTCGCCGGTGGGTCCATCGTCGGGGAGCGTGGCCAGCCAGGTGAAGGTGTCGGCTGCTTCGCCGGGAGTGTCATTGGCTTTTCCGTAGGCGAGGCGGGTGTCGACCTTCCCCGGCGACGCCGCGTTGACGAGGATGTTGTGCTCGTGTAGCTCTGCGGCGAGGATCTGGGTGAACGCGTTGACGCCTGCTTTGGAGACTCGGTAGGAGACGCTGCCGGTGCCCATTTCGGCGGACGTACCCATGTGGCTGGTGACGTTGACGATCCGGCCGTACCCATTTCGCTTCATCTCCGGGATGGCGGCGGTGCAGCAGCGCCAGGTGCCGATGAGGTTCGCGTCGAGGGTCGCAGCGACCTTCTCCATGTCGGCCGCGCTGGCTGCCTGGCCTCGGTCGATGGCGATGGCAGCGTTGTTGACCAGGACGTCGAGCCGGCCGTACTGGTAGCCGACGTCGGCCATGGCGCGCGCGACGCTGGCGGGGTCGGTGATGTCGAGCTGGTGGCCGGAGGCAGGCAGGCCGAGGCCGGTCAGCTCGGCGGCGGTGCGCTCTGCGGCTTCGACGCTTCTGGCGGTGACCACGACGTGGAGGCCGGCCTGTGCAAGCTGCTGGGCGATTGCTCGGCCGAGCCCTCGGTTGGCTCCGGTGACGACGGCTACCCGCTGGACGTCCGATGTCATGGTGCTATGCGACCAGACCCCGTACGCGTTCGTCCAACTCGCGGGTGGCGGGGGTGTCGTACTTGGTAAGGCGGCTGTGGATGCCCATCAGCCGGTGATGATTCCGTAGCGAGCGGGTCTTCACGACCTCGGGTGCTGCGCGGTGTACGTAGGCGCAGGCTTGTTCGACGTCGCCGAGGCTGGCGGCGACGTCTGCTCGCCAGATCAGGTAGGTGGCGCGGTCCCGGCTACGGGTCGTGGGTTGCAGATCCAAGGCTTGGGCGAGCCAGCGGTCGGCGTTCTGGTACCGGTCGAGCATCAGGTAGCAGGCCGCGACCTGAGCGCAGTACTCGGCTTGGTCGAAGTAGCCCGCCCAGGCAGGGCCGGGCTCGTCGTCTGCTCGGGCCATGTGCGTTTCGGCGCTGGTGAGGCAGCGCTCCGCTGCACTGGCGTCGTTGAGGGCGGCGTGGGCGCGGGCCTGGCGCGTGGCGAACATCGCCAGGACCCGCGCGGGAGCGTCCCCGGCTCCGTTGACGGCGGCGGTTGCCAGTGCGAGTGCTTCGTCTGCCCGGTCGCTGTCGACTCGCTGCAGACTCATGCACTTCAGAATGTTCGCGCCGGCGGTTCGGTCGTCGGCGAGGTGCGCGGTGTGCAGCGCGGCGACCCAGTAGCGCTCGGCTGCGGCCTGGTGGCCGGCGTCGAAGCTGGCCCAGCCTGCGATCCTGCCGAGTTCGGTGGCGACTGCGAACATCCGTCGGCGGATGCTGTCGGCGTAGGAGCTGTTGTTCAAGAGGTCGGTGACGAGTCGCAACTCCGCGTCCACGACGTCACGGACGCTGCCGCCGCCGAGGAGCGCGTCGATCTGCCGGAGAGTGGGGAGGCGCTGCTCGAAGCAGTCGACGAGCGAGGCGTCGAGTGGGCCGCCGTCCAGCCCCGAACGCAACGGTGGCGGATCAAGCGTGAGCCACTGCTGTGCGAGTGTCGCCGCCGCGCCGACACCGAGGATCATGAACCCGCGCCGATCCAACACTGCTGCTCCCGCCGTCTCTCTCAACAGCGTCAATCCGCCGTCCATCGTCCAAGGGGTGTCGGTATCGATCCGCTGACCGACCGGTAGCCAATGGGGCCAGCCCAGCTCGCGGACCGCCTGACGCGGTACGCCCAACTCGTCGGCGAGCGCGCACTGAGTTGCGAGGTCGGGCACGACGCCCCAACGCTCCCAGCGCCACGCTTTCTCGCGTCGGGCAGCGGTGTTCAGCCGCCGGCGCGGGCCTGCGGCGACCGGCACGGACCGTACGCGCACTACACGTTCACCGCCGGCCGCGTGGAGCCGACCGGCCGGCACCACCATCTGGCGTTCCTGGCGGCGGCACCCTGGCTGAGACGGCGAGGCATCGGGTCGGCGCTGCTGGCCGCGCATCATGCCCGGCTCGACCGGATCGGGATGCCGGCCGTGGTCGAGGCGAGCAGCCAGCGACAGCGGGTGTTCCACGAACGCCACGGCTACCGGATCGTCCGGGTGGCCCACCTGCCGGCCGGCGGCCCACCGCTGTGGGCGATGCGCCGCTCCGGTGACCCGGTCGACCAACCGCCCATGGCGGTAGCCCGGCGTGTCGGCTGAGCCAGAAGAGCCGCAGCGCCTCGTCGATGTAGAGGCTGAGATACCTCAAACCTGCGTC
Proteins encoded:
- a CDS encoding LemA family protein produces the protein MELAIGLFCLICIVVVVFAGYGVAVYNGLVTARNAFRNAFAQIDVQLTRRHDLIPNLVEVAKGYMRHEREALEAVIAARGGAVDAQAAATGKPGDPAAMQQLAGAENMLTQSLGRLFALSEAYPDLKANQNMMQLTEELTSTENRVAFARQAYNDAVMGYNNKRERFPGSIVASMFSFSPAALFEVDDPQQRQAPQVNF
- a CDS encoding M48 family metallopeptidase, giving the protein MNFFERQRQVRRVSARLVVLFVAAVVGIVAVVDLAVFVVFDGASRQPVALLGMLVVTSLATVAVIGLAALVRTVTLRGGGGRVARELGGVPVPPDTIDPQLRRLRNVVEEIAIASSVPVPEIYLLPREEGINAFAAGWSTSDAAIAVTRGTLERLNRDELQGVIAHEFSHVVNGDMRLNIRLMGLLFGILFLAVIGRGLLRTGFVSGGRSRSDNRGGNPLPLIGLAMVAAGYVGVLVGRLIKASVSRQREYLADASAVQFTRQTAGLAGALKKIAGLPAGSQLKSPKSEEVGHMLFGPGGRLTALFSTHPPIADRIKALDPSFDATELTTLSRRWAAAPPSGLAEDRALGLTGGTPGGAALPADAALPADDTQVPMDPAQVVDRIGAPPASAYQHAADLLSRIPQELTEQARRPDTVAPLILGLLLSADPQVRAGQHAAIAQRYGSALADAAWQAGARTAGLHPMLRLPLAEVAFPALAQRSPADRDALADAMATLVRADGRISVFEYCLSRLVGDELRESLRPSSKPGHGRRTLRASQPAVQTLLSVLAQAGHPDPAAAQRAFAAGAAHALPEASARFTPPAGGVLELESVWPLLDELRPVEKSRLVAAAVAVIGHDGVMTVPEVELLRTICLILHSPLPPLPVPA
- a CDS encoding DUF397 domain-containing protein, whose amino-acid sequence is MSDLTGAERRKSSQSSSQGNCVEVATNYPGIVAVRDSKDREGATLIFTSHGRDAFLVFATVTR
- a CDS encoding SDR family NAD(P)-dependent oxidoreductase codes for the protein MTSDVQRVAVVTGANRGLGRAIAQQLAQAGLHVVVTARSVEAAERTAAELTGLGLPASGHQLDITDPASVARAMADVGYQYGRLDVLVNNAAIAIDRGQAASAADMEKVAATLDANLIGTWRCCTAAIPEMKRNGYGRIVNVTSHMGTSAEMGTGSVSYRVSKAGVNAFTQILAAELHEHNILVNAASPGKVDTRLAYGKANDTPGEAADTFTWLATLPDDGPTGDLFYNRKLLPW
- a CDS encoding transcriptional regulator yields the protein MRVRSVPVAAGPRRRLNTAARREKAWRWERWGVVPDLATQCALADELGVPRQAVRELGWPHWLPVGQRIDTDTPWTMDGGLTLLRETAGAAVLDRRGFMILGVGAAATLAQQWLTLDPPPLRSGLDGGPLDASLVDCFEQRLPTLRQIDALLGGGSVRDVVDAELRLVTDLLNNSSYADSIRRRMFAVATELGRIAGWASFDAGHQAAAERYWVAALHTAHLADDRTAGANILKCMSLQRVDSDRADEALALATAAVNGAGDAPARVLAMFATRQARAHAALNDASAAERCLTSAETHMARADDEPGPAWAGYFDQAEYCAQVAACYLMLDRYQNADRWLAQALDLQPTTRSRDRATYLIWRADVAASLGDVEQACAYVHRAAPEVVKTRSLRNHHRLMGIHSRLTKYDTPATRELDERVRGLVA
- a CDS encoding GNAT family N-acetyltransferase, whose translation is MEPTGRHHHLAFLAAAPWLRRRGIGSALLAAHHARLDRIGMPAVVEASSQRQRVFHERHGYRIVRVAHLPAGGPPLWAMRRSGDPVDQPPMAVARRVG